One stretch of Diabrotica undecimpunctata isolate CICGRU chromosome 5, icDiaUnde3, whole genome shotgun sequence DNA includes these proteins:
- the LOC140442370 gene encoding uncharacterized protein, translating to MPKLRKYYKMKLIEAVKDVQNGTASYRTAEKKYGIPKSTIEFKLKHPEHKDTLGPSPILACEEENTLVRWIQETASKGFPKKANDLKSSVQKFLIENPRPNNFKDNRPGDGWLKGLLKRHPGVSRRTSEEKHLEEVLTDPSRIFNGDESGFQICPSTGKVFAMKGFKNVYNVEKSSSKENVTVMFTFSADGKICVPMVIYPYQRIPEKVAKGINPKWGVGRSDNGWMTAETFYQYIANVFYPHLIENNIKLPVILFVDGHKSHLSYQLSLLCNELQIEVIALYPNATRILQPCDVYIFRPLKEAWRQSVREYEEQHPGGVVNKVVFASILEQAIKKSCKTETVVNGFKACGLFPFNADAIDYTKCLGKEVNSDSDANNSNQDSEDEDIDELFTQYKEAQKHL from the exons ATGCCTAAACTTAGAAAATATTATAAGATGAAACTTATAGAAGCTGTTAAGGATGTCCAAAATGGCACTGCATCATATAGAACAGctgaaaaaaaatatggaattccGAAGTCCACtatagaatttaaattaaaacatccgGAACATAAAGATACACTTGGACCGTCTCCTATTTTAGCTTGCGAGGAGGAGAATACTCTGGTTAG ATGGATACAAGAAACTGCTTCAAAAGGTTTCCCCAAAAAGGCTAACGATTTAAAAAGCAGCgtgcaaaaatttttaatcgAAAATCCGCGCCCCAATAACTTTAAAGATAATCGACCTGGAGATGGATGGTTAAAA gGACTTTTGAAGCGACATCCAGGGGTTTCTAGAAGGACAAGTGAAG aaaaacatttagaaGAAGTTCTAACTGATCCATCAAGAATTTTCAATGGAGATGAGTCAGGATTTCAAATATGCCCATCTACTGGAAAAGTATTTGCTATGAAAGgtttcaaaaatgtttataacgttGAAAAAAGCTCTTCAAAAGAAAACGTCACTGTGATGTTTACGTTTTCAGCAGACGGTAAAATTTGCGTGCCTATGGTTATTTATCCTTATCAACGTATTCCTGAAAAGGTTGCTAAAGGTATTAATCCTAAATGGGGTGTGGGCAGAAGCGATAATGGTTGGATGACGGCAGAGACATTCTATCAGTATATTGCGAATGTTTTTTACCCACacttaattgaaaataatattaagcttCCAGTTATTCTTTTTGTAGATGGGCACAAGAGTCACTTAAGTTACCaattaagtctattgtgtaatgAACTGCAGATTGAAGTGATTGCACTTTATCCTAACGCCACAAGGATTTTACAACCCTGTGACGTTTATATTTTCCGTCCATTAAAAGAAGCTTGGCGGCAATCAGTGAGAGAATACGAAGAACAGCATCCAGGAGGGGTAGTGAATAAAGTTGTATTTGCTTCTATATTGGAGCAAGCTATAAAAAAAAGCTGTAAAACTGAAACAGTAGTAAATGGTTTCAAGGCTTGCGGATTGTTTCCATTTAATGCAGATGCTATTGACTACACAAAATGTTTAGGCAAAGaagta AATAGTGATTCTGATGCTAATAACAGTAACCAAGACAGTGAGGATGAAGACATTGACGAACTTTTCACTCAATACAAAGAAGCACAAAagcatttataa
- the LOC140441489 gene encoding xanthine dehydrogenase-like isoform X1, with protein sequence MVVHVDEDRSSSLVFFVNGKRVQDDNVDPEWTLLHYLRSNLRLCGTKLGCGEGGCGACTVMVSKLDRQTNKIIHLPVNACLTPICSMHGLAVTTVEGIGSTKTRLHPVQERIAKAHGSQCGFCTPGIVMSMYTLLRNSPRPSMKDMEVAFQGNLCRCTGYRPIIEGYKTFTEEWELIQNGNKISAINGNDVCGMGEKCCKLQNGISKEEDEEALYQPSEFVPYHPSQEPIFPPELKLCEKYDKQYLVFKGENITWFRPTTLHELLDLKDRYPAAKLVVGNTEVGIETKFKQMIYPVIIQPVQIPELRTIEPTLKGVRIGASATLVEIEQYLKNQIKIQPEHKTRIFKSILEMMNWFGGKQIRSVGALGSNIMTGSPISDMIPILMAAKAKLELVSKQNGTRKVILDNNFFVGYRKSILKPQEILLSIYIPYTKEYQYFEAFKQARRREDDIAIVNEAVNVSFKPQSDLIEEINFGIGGMSFKTVSAPKTEGKLNGLPWNKTTLELAFNILLQDLPLDPDAPGGMVSYRKSLALSLFFKAFLNISLQLKKYLPHVDLENREVSGASGFPEYDYKSSQYFQLVPETQNKIDGLQRPIVHMSALKQATGEAVYNDDIPYIEGELYCAFILSTKAHANILSIDPSEALAMNGVHGFISDKDVKRNFPNVKGPIFLDENIFYSDTVTSVGQRIGLIVAESQTLAHKAAKKVKVVYEELQPVIISTEDAIRHKSFFQATPLIEKGDLTDVFKTAPHKLEGECKMGGQEHFYLETQCCIAVPKPEDNEMEIFSSTQNPTQVSKLISQVLGLPQNKVIAKVKRLGGAFGGKSPKATLVAVPVAIAAKMFNRPIRCMLNRDEDIITTGGRHPYYFKYKVAFDDNGKILGCDAELYSNGGYSRDLSESVMDRAVTHFENAYHIPACKVIGIPCKTNLPSNTAFRGFGCPQGMFLAENIAQHIADYLRIDPVIVSELNMYHEGDITYYNQKLENCTLRQCWRECMESSNFHKRRRNIREFNRLNKYKKRGISIIPTKYGICFTGTYLNQAGVLVLIYTDGSVLISHGGIEMGQGLHTKMIQVASRALGVPVENIHISETATDKVPNTSATAASTGSDLNGMAVVNACDKLNERLKPYKEANPEASWEDLIKTAYLDRVSLAATGFHKTPDLGYNFETGEGRLFNYFTYGAACSEAEIDTLTGDHKVLRTDVVMDIGQSINPAIDIGQIEGAFMQGYGLFVLEEMVYSSNGDTLTRGPGTYKIPSFGNIPVEFNVSLLKGVGNPRAVYSSKAVGEPPLFLASSVMFAIKDAIKAAREENNVPSEYFRLDPPVTAAKIRMACLDEITSKIQEPEPESYTPWNIVA encoded by the exons TAAGATTATGTGGTACCAAACTTGGATGTGGAGAAGGAGGATGTGGAGCATGCACAGTAATGGTTTCCAAATTAGATCGACAGACAAACAAAATCAT ACACTTACCAGTTAACGCTTGCTTGACTCCAATATGTTCCATGCACGGTTTGGCAGTAACAACAGTCGAAGGAATAGGGTCAACAAAAACCAGACTACACCCTGTACAAGAAAGAATTGCCAAAGCTCACGGTTCGCAATGTGGATTTTGCACACCTGGTATAGTCATGTCAATGTACACTTTACTTAGAAATTCTCCAAGGCCGTCTATGAAAGACATGGAGGTGGCGTTTCAAGGAAATCTCTGCAGATGCACTGGCTACAGACCTATAATAGAAG GTTATAAAACATTTACTGAAGAATGGGAACTAATCCAGAACGGCAACAAAATATCAGCAATAAACGGCAACGACGTATGTGGAATGGGAGAAAAATGTTGTAAATTACAAAATGGTATCAgcaaagaagaagacgaagaagcaCTTTACCAACCTAGCGAATTCGTTCCTTATCATCCATCGCAAGAACCCATATTTCCTCCAGAGCTAAAACTATGCGAAAAATATGATAAACAGTACTTAGTCTTTAAGGGCGAGAATATAACATGGTTTCGGCCTACAACCTTACATGAACTCCTCGATCTTAAAGATCGTTATCCTGCTGCTAAGCTTGTGGTAGGAAATACAGAAGTGGGTATTGAAACCAAGTTTAAGCAGATGATTTATCCTGTAATCATCCAACCAGTGCAGATACCGGAACTCAGGACTATAGAACCCACGCTTAAAGGTGTGAGAATAGGAGCATCAGCAACGCTTGTAGAAATCgagcaatatttaaaaaatcagaTTAAAATTCAACCTGAACACAAAACCAGAATATTCAAATCTATACTAGAGATGATGAATTGGTTTGGAGGTAAACAAATTCGAAGTGTAGGAGCTTTGGGTAGCAACATCATGACTGGTAGTCCTATATCAGATATGATTCCAATTTTAATGGCCGCAAAAGCAAAGTTGGAGCTTGTTAGCAAACAAAACGGAACTAGAAAAGTTATCTTGGACAACAATTTTTTTGTAGGCTATAGAAAAAGTATTCTTAAACCACAAGAAATATTATTATCCATCTATATTCCATACACAAAGGAATATCAGTATTTTGAGGCTTTCAAGCAAGCTAGACGAAGGGAAGATGATATAGCAATAGTTAATGAAGCAGTGAATGTTTCTTTCAAACCACAGTCTGATCTAATCGAGGAAATAAATTTTGGTATTGGTGGAATGTCTTTTAAAACAGTATCGGCACCAAAAACTGAAGGCAAACTAAACGGTTTACCTTGGAATAAAACTACTCTAGAATTAGCCTTTAACATACTACTACAAGATTTACCATTGGATCCTGATGCACCTGGTGGCATGGTTTCATATAGAAAATCGCTTGCTTTAAGTCTATTCTTCAAAGCATTTTTAAATATATCGTTACAGCTGAAAAAGTACCTTCCACATGTAGATTTAGAAAATAGAGAAGTCAGTGGTGCTTCTGGATTTCCCGAGTATGACTATAAAAGTTCGCAATACTTTCAACTAGTACCAGAAACTCAAAATAAAATTGATGGTCTTCAAAGACCAATTGTTCACATGTCTGCCTTGAAACAAGCAACCGGAGAAGCTGTATACAACGATGATATTCCTTATATAGAAGGAGAGTTGTACTGTGCTTTTATTCTGAGTACCAAAGCTCACGCAAATATTTTAAGTATAGATCCATCAGAAGCTTTAGCAATGAATGGAGTCCATGGCTTCATAAGCGACAAGGATGTAAAAAGAAATTTCCCTAACGTCAAAGGTCCTATTTTTCTCGACGAAAACATATTTTACTCCGATACCGTCACATCAGTGGGACAAAGAATAGGCCTTATAGTTGCTGAATCCCAAACACTTGCACACAAAGCAGCGAAAAAGGTTAAAGTAGTTTATGAAGAACTACAACCTGTCATAATCAGTACAGAAGACGCTATTAGACACAAATCTTTTTTCCAAGCTACTCCATTGATTGAGAAAGGAGATCTTACTGATGTGTTCAAAACAGCTCCACATAAACTGGAGGGAGAATGTAAAATGGGTGGCCAGGAACATTTTTATTTGGAAACTCAGTGCTGTATAGCTGTTCCTAAACCGGAAGATAATGAAATGGAGATCTTTTCGTCTACCCAAAATCCTACTCAAGTTTCG aaactaataagTCAGGTGCTTGGGCTTCCCCAAAATAAAGTTATAGCTAAAGTAAAACGTCTAGGTGGCGCTTTTGGAGGAAAGAGTCCTAAAGCAACTCTTGTTGCTGTACCAGTAGCAATAGCGGCTAAGATGTTTAATAGACCTATCAGATGTATGCTGAATAGAGATGAAGATATAATCACAACCGGAGGAAGACATCCGTACTATTTCAAGTACAAAGTAGCTTTTGATGATAATGGCAAAATTTTGGGCTGTGATGCGGAGCTGTATTCGAATGGAGGTTATTCAAGAGATTTATCTGAATCG GTAATGGATAGAGCAGTAACCCATTTTGAAAACGCGTACCACATACCAGCTTGCAAAGTAATCGGAATACCATGTAAGACAAATCTGCCATCCAATACAGCTTTCCGAGGATTCGGATGTCCCCAGGGTATGTTTTTGGCCGAAAATATTGCCCAACATATAGCCGATTATCTCAGAATAGATCCAGTGATAGTTAGTGAACTTAATATGTACCATGAAGGTGATATAACCTATTATAATCAAAAATTGGAGAACTGTACATTGCGTCAATGTTGGAGAGAATGTATGGAGTCTTCCAACTTTCATAAGCGAAGGAGAAATATTAGAGAATTTAATAG attaaaTAAGTACAAAAAGCGAGGTATTAGTATCATTCCAACAAAGTATGGCATCTGCTTTACAGGTACATACCTAAACCAAGCTGGCGTTCTAGTCTTAATTTATACCGACGGATCTGTATTAATTTCTCACGGAGGCATAGAAATGGGTCAAGGTCTGCACACGAAAATGATTCAAGTCGCTAGCCGAGCTTTGGGAGTCCCAGTTGAAAATATCCATATCAGTGAGACAGCCACCGATAAAGTTCCAAATACCTCTGCTACAGCAGCTAGTACTGGATCAGATTTGAATGGAATGGCCGTAGTG AATGCATGTGATAAATTAAACGAGCGattaaaaccttacaaagaggCGAATCCAGAAGCTTCCTGGGAGGATTTGATTAAAACTGCATACTTGGATAGAGTAAGCCTAGCTGCTACTGGATTTCACAAAACTCCTGACCTGGGATACAACTTTGAAACTGGCGAAGGCCGCCTCTTTAACTACTTCACATATGGGGCGGCTTGCAGCGAAGCAGAAATTGATACGCTTACTGGTGATCATAAAGTGTTAAGGACAGACGTTGTTATGGATATAG GTCAAAGTATAAACCCAGCTATTGATATAggacaaattgaaggagcgtttATGCAAGGTTATGGTTTGTTCGTTCTCGAAGAAATGGTATATTCATCCAATGGAGATACTTTAACCAGAGGCCCAGGTACCTATAAAATACCGAGTTTCGGAAATATCCCTGTAGAATTTAATGTCTCATTGCTGAAAGGCGTTGGAAATCCACGAGCAGTATATTCTTCCAAG gctgTTGGAGAACCACCTCTCTTCTTAGCAAGTTCTGTGATGTTCGCTATTAAAGATGCAATAAAAGCAGCAAGAGAAGAAAATAATGTACCGTCTGAGTATTTTAGATTAGATCCCCCAGTGACTGCAGCCAAAATTAGGATGGCATGTTTAGATGAAATAACGTCTAAG ATTCAAGAACCAGAACCTGAAAGTTATACACCGTGGAATATAGTAGCTTAA
- the LOC140441489 gene encoding xanthine dehydrogenase-like isoform X2, with translation MVSKLDRQTNKIIHLPVNACLTPICSMHGLAVTTVEGIGSTKTRLHPVQERIAKAHGSQCGFCTPGIVMSMYTLLRNSPRPSMKDMEVAFQGNLCRCTGYRPIIEGYKTFTEEWELIQNGNKISAINGNDVCGMGEKCCKLQNGISKEEDEEALYQPSEFVPYHPSQEPIFPPELKLCEKYDKQYLVFKGENITWFRPTTLHELLDLKDRYPAAKLVVGNTEVGIETKFKQMIYPVIIQPVQIPELRTIEPTLKGVRIGASATLVEIEQYLKNQIKIQPEHKTRIFKSILEMMNWFGGKQIRSVGALGSNIMTGSPISDMIPILMAAKAKLELVSKQNGTRKVILDNNFFVGYRKSILKPQEILLSIYIPYTKEYQYFEAFKQARRREDDIAIVNEAVNVSFKPQSDLIEEINFGIGGMSFKTVSAPKTEGKLNGLPWNKTTLELAFNILLQDLPLDPDAPGGMVSYRKSLALSLFFKAFLNISLQLKKYLPHVDLENREVSGASGFPEYDYKSSQYFQLVPETQNKIDGLQRPIVHMSALKQATGEAVYNDDIPYIEGELYCAFILSTKAHANILSIDPSEALAMNGVHGFISDKDVKRNFPNVKGPIFLDENIFYSDTVTSVGQRIGLIVAESQTLAHKAAKKVKVVYEELQPVIISTEDAIRHKSFFQATPLIEKGDLTDVFKTAPHKLEGECKMGGQEHFYLETQCCIAVPKPEDNEMEIFSSTQNPTQVSKLISQVLGLPQNKVIAKVKRLGGAFGGKSPKATLVAVPVAIAAKMFNRPIRCMLNRDEDIITTGGRHPYYFKYKVAFDDNGKILGCDAELYSNGGYSRDLSESVMDRAVTHFENAYHIPACKVIGIPCKTNLPSNTAFRGFGCPQGMFLAENIAQHIADYLRIDPVIVSELNMYHEGDITYYNQKLENCTLRQCWRECMESSNFHKRRRNIREFNRLNKYKKRGISIIPTKYGICFTGTYLNQAGVLVLIYTDGSVLISHGGIEMGQGLHTKMIQVASRALGVPVENIHISETATDKVPNTSATAASTGSDLNGMAVVNACDKLNERLKPYKEANPEASWEDLIKTAYLDRVSLAATGFHKTPDLGYNFETGEGRLFNYFTYGAACSEAEIDTLTGDHKVLRTDVVMDIGQSINPAIDIGQIEGAFMQGYGLFVLEEMVYSSNGDTLTRGPGTYKIPSFGNIPVEFNVSLLKGVGNPRAVYSSKAVGEPPLFLASSVMFAIKDAIKAAREENNVPSEYFRLDPPVTAAKIRMACLDEITSKIQEPEPESYTPWNIVA, from the exons ATGGTTTCCAAATTAGATCGACAGACAAACAAAATCAT ACACTTACCAGTTAACGCTTGCTTGACTCCAATATGTTCCATGCACGGTTTGGCAGTAACAACAGTCGAAGGAATAGGGTCAACAAAAACCAGACTACACCCTGTACAAGAAAGAATTGCCAAAGCTCACGGTTCGCAATGTGGATTTTGCACACCTGGTATAGTCATGTCAATGTACACTTTACTTAGAAATTCTCCAAGGCCGTCTATGAAAGACATGGAGGTGGCGTTTCAAGGAAATCTCTGCAGATGCACTGGCTACAGACCTATAATAGAAG GTTATAAAACATTTACTGAAGAATGGGAACTAATCCAGAACGGCAACAAAATATCAGCAATAAACGGCAACGACGTATGTGGAATGGGAGAAAAATGTTGTAAATTACAAAATGGTATCAgcaaagaagaagacgaagaagcaCTTTACCAACCTAGCGAATTCGTTCCTTATCATCCATCGCAAGAACCCATATTTCCTCCAGAGCTAAAACTATGCGAAAAATATGATAAACAGTACTTAGTCTTTAAGGGCGAGAATATAACATGGTTTCGGCCTACAACCTTACATGAACTCCTCGATCTTAAAGATCGTTATCCTGCTGCTAAGCTTGTGGTAGGAAATACAGAAGTGGGTATTGAAACCAAGTTTAAGCAGATGATTTATCCTGTAATCATCCAACCAGTGCAGATACCGGAACTCAGGACTATAGAACCCACGCTTAAAGGTGTGAGAATAGGAGCATCAGCAACGCTTGTAGAAATCgagcaatatttaaaaaatcagaTTAAAATTCAACCTGAACACAAAACCAGAATATTCAAATCTATACTAGAGATGATGAATTGGTTTGGAGGTAAACAAATTCGAAGTGTAGGAGCTTTGGGTAGCAACATCATGACTGGTAGTCCTATATCAGATATGATTCCAATTTTAATGGCCGCAAAAGCAAAGTTGGAGCTTGTTAGCAAACAAAACGGAACTAGAAAAGTTATCTTGGACAACAATTTTTTTGTAGGCTATAGAAAAAGTATTCTTAAACCACAAGAAATATTATTATCCATCTATATTCCATACACAAAGGAATATCAGTATTTTGAGGCTTTCAAGCAAGCTAGACGAAGGGAAGATGATATAGCAATAGTTAATGAAGCAGTGAATGTTTCTTTCAAACCACAGTCTGATCTAATCGAGGAAATAAATTTTGGTATTGGTGGAATGTCTTTTAAAACAGTATCGGCACCAAAAACTGAAGGCAAACTAAACGGTTTACCTTGGAATAAAACTACTCTAGAATTAGCCTTTAACATACTACTACAAGATTTACCATTGGATCCTGATGCACCTGGTGGCATGGTTTCATATAGAAAATCGCTTGCTTTAAGTCTATTCTTCAAAGCATTTTTAAATATATCGTTACAGCTGAAAAAGTACCTTCCACATGTAGATTTAGAAAATAGAGAAGTCAGTGGTGCTTCTGGATTTCCCGAGTATGACTATAAAAGTTCGCAATACTTTCAACTAGTACCAGAAACTCAAAATAAAATTGATGGTCTTCAAAGACCAATTGTTCACATGTCTGCCTTGAAACAAGCAACCGGAGAAGCTGTATACAACGATGATATTCCTTATATAGAAGGAGAGTTGTACTGTGCTTTTATTCTGAGTACCAAAGCTCACGCAAATATTTTAAGTATAGATCCATCAGAAGCTTTAGCAATGAATGGAGTCCATGGCTTCATAAGCGACAAGGATGTAAAAAGAAATTTCCCTAACGTCAAAGGTCCTATTTTTCTCGACGAAAACATATTTTACTCCGATACCGTCACATCAGTGGGACAAAGAATAGGCCTTATAGTTGCTGAATCCCAAACACTTGCACACAAAGCAGCGAAAAAGGTTAAAGTAGTTTATGAAGAACTACAACCTGTCATAATCAGTACAGAAGACGCTATTAGACACAAATCTTTTTTCCAAGCTACTCCATTGATTGAGAAAGGAGATCTTACTGATGTGTTCAAAACAGCTCCACATAAACTGGAGGGAGAATGTAAAATGGGTGGCCAGGAACATTTTTATTTGGAAACTCAGTGCTGTATAGCTGTTCCTAAACCGGAAGATAATGAAATGGAGATCTTTTCGTCTACCCAAAATCCTACTCAAGTTTCG aaactaataagTCAGGTGCTTGGGCTTCCCCAAAATAAAGTTATAGCTAAAGTAAAACGTCTAGGTGGCGCTTTTGGAGGAAAGAGTCCTAAAGCAACTCTTGTTGCTGTACCAGTAGCAATAGCGGCTAAGATGTTTAATAGACCTATCAGATGTATGCTGAATAGAGATGAAGATATAATCACAACCGGAGGAAGACATCCGTACTATTTCAAGTACAAAGTAGCTTTTGATGATAATGGCAAAATTTTGGGCTGTGATGCGGAGCTGTATTCGAATGGAGGTTATTCAAGAGATTTATCTGAATCG GTAATGGATAGAGCAGTAACCCATTTTGAAAACGCGTACCACATACCAGCTTGCAAAGTAATCGGAATACCATGTAAGACAAATCTGCCATCCAATACAGCTTTCCGAGGATTCGGATGTCCCCAGGGTATGTTTTTGGCCGAAAATATTGCCCAACATATAGCCGATTATCTCAGAATAGATCCAGTGATAGTTAGTGAACTTAATATGTACCATGAAGGTGATATAACCTATTATAATCAAAAATTGGAGAACTGTACATTGCGTCAATGTTGGAGAGAATGTATGGAGTCTTCCAACTTTCATAAGCGAAGGAGAAATATTAGAGAATTTAATAG attaaaTAAGTACAAAAAGCGAGGTATTAGTATCATTCCAACAAAGTATGGCATCTGCTTTACAGGTACATACCTAAACCAAGCTGGCGTTCTAGTCTTAATTTATACCGACGGATCTGTATTAATTTCTCACGGAGGCATAGAAATGGGTCAAGGTCTGCACACGAAAATGATTCAAGTCGCTAGCCGAGCTTTGGGAGTCCCAGTTGAAAATATCCATATCAGTGAGACAGCCACCGATAAAGTTCCAAATACCTCTGCTACAGCAGCTAGTACTGGATCAGATTTGAATGGAATGGCCGTAGTG AATGCATGTGATAAATTAAACGAGCGattaaaaccttacaaagaggCGAATCCAGAAGCTTCCTGGGAGGATTTGATTAAAACTGCATACTTGGATAGAGTAAGCCTAGCTGCTACTGGATTTCACAAAACTCCTGACCTGGGATACAACTTTGAAACTGGCGAAGGCCGCCTCTTTAACTACTTCACATATGGGGCGGCTTGCAGCGAAGCAGAAATTGATACGCTTACTGGTGATCATAAAGTGTTAAGGACAGACGTTGTTATGGATATAG GTCAAAGTATAAACCCAGCTATTGATATAggacaaattgaaggagcgtttATGCAAGGTTATGGTTTGTTCGTTCTCGAAGAAATGGTATATTCATCCAATGGAGATACTTTAACCAGAGGCCCAGGTACCTATAAAATACCGAGTTTCGGAAATATCCCTGTAGAATTTAATGTCTCATTGCTGAAAGGCGTTGGAAATCCACGAGCAGTATATTCTTCCAAG gctgTTGGAGAACCACCTCTCTTCTTAGCAAGTTCTGTGATGTTCGCTATTAAAGATGCAATAAAAGCAGCAAGAGAAGAAAATAATGTACCGTCTGAGTATTTTAGATTAGATCCCCCAGTGACTGCAGCCAAAATTAGGATGGCATGTTTAGATGAAATAACGTCTAAG ATTCAAGAACCAGAACCTGAAAGTTATACACCGTGGAATATAGTAGCTTAA